In Deltaproteobacteria bacterium, a single window of DNA contains:
- a CDS encoding Arm DNA-binding domain-containing protein, producing MPTRQPVKLTKRAVDALSVESGDTVVWDRDLPGFGIRVYASGRKVWCVQTRGPAGGPKRFALGRYGNLTPDDAR from the coding sequence ATGCCCACGCGCCAACCCGTCAAGCTCACCAAGCGCGCCGTCGATGCGCTATCCGTGGAGTCCGGCGACACCGTGGTCTGGGACCGGGACCTGCCGGGGTTCGGCATTCGGGTGTATGCCTCGGGCCGCAAGGTCTGGTGCGTGCAGACCCGGGGACCGGCCGGGGGGCCGAAGCGCTTCGCGCTCGGCCGCTACGGGAACCTGACACCAGACGACGCCCG